From Camelina sativa cultivar DH55 chromosome 5, Cs, whole genome shotgun sequence:
GTTTGACCAAGCTATGAAGGCATGTTTGGGAATTCTACCCTTAAACCACACCGACTCAAACCAGTCAACCTTAATTCCAGGAGGATGTAGATGAGTCCAGGTATCAGCTGTAGAGAAAGAGTTAGAGGGAGCCGCATCTCCAATCTTCCAGAGGTAAGAATCAAAGAATCATCCTGAGCTTCCGGTTCCAGATTAACAACTAATGAAGACGGGAGACAGGATTTGAGCGACTGAATAATGGGATTCCGGCTCATGCTATTGCAGATGAGTCCAGGTATCTATtgacttttatagatagttgttacttactaaaaatatttattttatattttttgttaaatttagttttattttaaaaaatctaaacctgCACTTCGGatgggtcctaatctagttatttATACATATGCATCAAAATTGTATtgatattcaaaaattaaaactaatctTATATACTTATCGTCAATCACAAACACCAGAACTAATGAGActatttattacttattacaCTATTTAttcaaggaaaacaaaaaatagagtgGGGCACGTGCCACACCAACGGTCAACGTGCTCCGCCACTGTACCAATCTTTGATAGTGACGAAGAGTTGCGTAGAAATAAACGAAGACGCGGGAGGCTAaggaagaaattaaagaaattaacgAAGACACGGGAAGACACGAAGACAAGTAGAAATACGTGTACTTGgccaagaaaatattcaaaattttggcGGTGCGGTCAACTGAGCAGTGAATAATATAGTTAAAACTGAAATTTATTGAATTATATAAATGTCATATAACATTATTTGCAGTCTTAGATGATATATGTGACGTTCAAACAGCCTTTTTGGTGGGTTATCTAGAACACAAAGGTTTCGTAAtgaacacaaaaattaaaagcaCAACTCACTTTTATTTAGCttaagaaaatctctcaaaacttaagctctcaatctctcttctcacAAAACCTCATAAGTTATGTCACATCTCAACATATCCTTATATAACACTTTTCTATTCTTAATCCTAGTAGAAACTATTAGTACTTAGATAACTCCTAAGTACATTAAACCTTATCTCTTTGTAAACACAACTATTCTAGGATTAGGACTTGTCTTCTAACTCAAGgcttcttcaagcttatccCAACAATCTCCTCCTTAAGCTTGAAGACTGTCTTTGTCAGGTCATGCACTCCCATGAGACTCCTCATCTCTCTGAACTTTGTCTTGTCTAAAGCTTTAGTAAGAATGTCGGCTCTTTGCTCATTTCCTGGAACATGTTCTACCTCAATCTGGCCATTCTCAACTCTTTCTCTTATAAAATGATAACGCCTGTGTATGTGCTTGCTCTTACCATGAAAGACAGGGTTCTTTGTAAGAGCAATCGCTGATTGATTATCAATTCGTATGATTACCTTCTCTTCTGCAGCTCCAGTGATCTCAACCAGTAAATCTTGTAACCAAACAGCTTGCTTAGCCGCCTCTGTTCCAGCCATGAATTCCGCTTCGCAAGAGGACAATGTCACCACATCCTGCTTCTGTGAGCACCATGTTATCGGACTATCACCAAGGTAAAAGATATGTCCCGAGGTGCttcttccatcatcttcatcaacattaTGACTACTGTCACTGTAGCCTATTAGCCGAGGCACCTTCTTTCGTCCATACAATAGTCCAAGAGTAGTGGTTCCCCTAAGATACCTCAAGCACTGCTTCATAGCTGCACCATGCGACACCCGCGGACTTTGCATATAACGACTGAGAATCCCTATGCAGTACGACAGGTCCGGTCTAGTGTGCAAAAGATACCTTAGACAACCAACATTTTTCCTATATGTCGTTGCATCGATCTCCTTTTCCTTCTCTGCTTTAGACATCTTCAACTCTGGTTCCATTGGTATGAGCACAGAATTGCATTGTGCCATTCCGGATTCCTCCAAGATCCTTTGAGCATAGCGAGCTTGACTCAACGTGATTCCATCTTGATGTTGGTTAACTTGCATCCCGAGGTAGTATGTTAGTCTTCCAAGgtcactcatttcaaatttagaaGCCATCTCCTCCTTAAATTTGTTAACCACAACCAGACTTGTTCCTGTTACAAATAAATCATCTACATAGACACCAATGATAAGTAAGTTAGAGCCAATGTTCTTCCGATACACCGAAGGTTCCTTTGAGCATTTTACGAACTGCAGCTCCATTAAAATCTGATTTAGCTTATTGTTCCAGGCTCTAGGTGCCTGTCTTAGTCCATATAGAGCTTTATGGAGCTTGTAGACCTTCCCTTCACTACCTCTTTTCTCAAACCCCTCTGGTTGTGATACATACACTGTTTCCTTAATCTCACCATGAAGGAAAGCTGTCTTGACATCAAGATGATGTATCTCCCAACCATGTGATGCAGCAAGATCAATAAGCAGTCTGATGGTTTCAATTCTAGCAACTGGAGCAAACACTTCTTCAAAATCTACACCATACTTTTGCACATAACCTTTGGCAACAAGTCTTGCTTTATACTTGTTGATACTACCATCACAATTCCTTTTTAACTTGAACACCCACTTTAAACCTATTGGTTTTGCTCCAAAGGGTAAATCGACCAGTTCCCATGTTCTAAGCTTCTCTATCAAAGCTATCTCTTCCTCACACGCTCGTGTCCACTCCTTAGATACCATAGCTTCTTCAAAGTTCATGGGTTCATTATTAAGTGTTAATAACAGAAACTCACCCTCTTCCTCTGCAAGTAAGACATAGTCTtctaaatattttggtttaacacTTGGTCGTGTTGACTTTCGCAATATAGGTTCTGTCGAAATATCTGCAGGTAATGTTGCAGTCTCGTGTAtttgttgctctgtttcctctgttttctttctgTGTGTCCCTTTTCCTTTGTCATCAAGAATTTCAACACTATCGGTCTCGCTCCCAGTATCTTTATCAATGTTCACAACTGCAGTCTCGTTTTTTCTGATATCTTGGAGTCCATGATTCCCAAATATGCCAAAATTGATTCTGAAGCTCTCATCTGTTTCTTCATGTGCCATATTTTTAACCCAATTCCAACCTCTTGTTTTGTCGAACACAACATCTCGACTCACTACGATACGTCTTGTCTGTGGCTCTAGCAAGCGATATGCCTTAGAGCCAGGTTCGGTTCCCAGGTGAACTAACTCTCTTGTTCGATCATCCAACTTTTTTAGGTTCGGTTTCTCTACTTTGGCATAAGCAATACACCCAAAGATTCTAATGTGTTCGACTGAAGGCCTTTTGTCACGGAAGAGTTCATAAGGTGTCATGTCCTTCAATGCTCGTGTTGATACTCTGTTCAGTAAGTAGGTCGAGTGTCTAAGAGCTTCTCCCCAAAGATAGTTAGGCATACTCATATGCTTTAAGATGCTTCTAGTCATCTCCATCAGGGTCCGGTTTCGTCTCTCCACAACaccattctgttgtggagtgTAGGGTGATGTTAAATGTCTCTTAATGCCTGCATTTTCACAAAACGAATTAAACTCTGTAGACACAAACTCTCCCCCTCTATCCGTTCTAAAGGTTTGAATCTTCTCAACAACATCCTTCTCAACCATAGCCTTGAACTTATGAAATTTGTGAAaagcttctcctttttcttttagtagCATTGTCCACATGTAACGGGAGAAGTCATCAATGATCACGAAGATATATCTGTTCCCTGCAGGCGTACTTGGGGTAATACGACCACATAGATCTCCGTGTAAAAGTTCTAATCTTTGTTTAGCTCGAAACATAGTTGCCTGAGGGAATACCTGCCTTGTTTGTTTCCCAAGAAGACATGATCTACAGATTTCTTTTCCAGCAGAAACCTTTGGTGCTCCCAAAACAAGTTCCTTCGCTAGCATTGAAGTTAAGGTTGCATAATTGATGTGGCTAACCTCGCATGCCACTTACTTGGCTCACTAACATCCACAAGAAACAAACTGGTATTGTCTTGAAGTCTCATCTGGACTTTGTATAATCTGTTTTtagatttctctgtttttacaaGTAAGTTCCCTTCATCATCTCTCATAGTCAAGTAGTTTCCTCTCAGTCGAATATCACACCCTGCTTCGGTGGCCTGACCTAGGCTTATAATATTGCTCTTGAGATCAGGAATGTAATACACGTCTGTCATAGTCCTTGATTTTCCATTCTGATCAACAAAAGCAATTGTTCCTTTTCCTCGAATGTCAATCCTAGAGTCATCACCGAAGCGGACTTTACCAGTTATAGAGCTGTCAAGTTTGTTGAAATACCTTCTATCCCCAGTCATATGGTTGCTGGCTCCGTTGTCGAGATACCATATATTATCACTGCCTGCAATCGTCTCAACCTTACTTGATATGCGATCCTTCTCGTATTTGCTTGGTATACAGTCTTTCTCATTAAGGTAGACAACTTCGTGCATCAACAATTCATCTGCATCCTCTGTATCTTTATCTTTGTTGTTACTCTCTTCTGTTTCCTGTAACTTGAGCAAACGATCTGGACAGTGTGAAGCAAAGTGGCCAGTTTGATCACATCGAAAACATGTAACTTGTGACATATTTCTTCCACCGTAgcgtcctcttcctcgtcctctaTAGAACGATCTTCCACCTCGACCTCGTCCTCTAAACCCTCCGGATTCATTACTGTAATCTCTGTATGGCTGATTAGTTTGTGAATCTCGGTATTGTTGATTAGGTTGTGATTCCGTGTACATCAGTTTTCCTAGTTCCTCTtgaacttcctcttcttcacgaATACGTTCCTCATAAGCTTTCAATCTGCCAACAATGTCTACAAAGCTGATGGTGTTTAAATCTAGAACTTGTTCTAGAGAAGCAACTATCTGGATGAATTTTTTTCGAGGAAGGCTGCTCAGAAATTTCTTGACTATCTTCGACTCTTCTATGTTAGCTCCTAGAGCAGCTGATTGTGAAGATATCGTGGATAACTTTCCTGAAAAATCATCAATGGTTTCAGATTCTTTCATCTTCAGTCTTTCAAACTCTGCCATCAAAGTTTGAAGTCTTGCTTCTCGAACTCTTTCAGCTCCAACGTTCCTAGATCGAATTGAATCTCACACTTTCTTAGCCGTATCAAGTTCTCCAACTTGAAGCGTTAGACTTTCCGGTATTGATTGGAATAATAACGCCATAGCTATATCATTATGATCTGGATTAATCTGCTCGGTCTCAGGTTCGATGGCATCCCAGACTTTGTGTACTCGAAGAGCAATTCTCATCTTCATCGCCCACACGGTGTAATTAGTCGATGTTAGCATAGGACAAACAATAGAAGGAGATCCTCCTCCTTCCTTAGGTCGTGATGTTGCTACGGTAAGCTCGGCCATGTTTTCTTGGTAAAAAActcaagctctgataccaaatctagaaCACAAAGGTTTCGTAATGAACACAAGAATTAAAAGCACAACTCACTTTTATTTAGCTTAAGAAACTCTCTCAAAACTTaagctctcaatctctcttctcacAAAACCTTATAAGTTATGTCACATCTCAACATATCCTTATATAACCTTTTCTTATTCCTAATCCTACTAGTACTTAGATAACTCCTAAGTACATTAGACCTTATCTCTTAGTAAACACAATTATTCTAGGATTAGGACTTATCTTCTCACTCAAGGCTTCTTCAAGCTTATTCCAACAGGTTACACTTACACGTTCTTTCTCGTCATGTGAGTCCAAAACTTTATCCGACGGATGGTATATATTACATCCAGAAAGTTTTAAAACTTGTGTACCGGTGCTACAAATCACCAAATGTATTTTCCGTGCTTTGTCCTCACAATCACACGGTACCAACAATCATTTTCTAGTATTTCACCCGTTGTGAAATTTTTCTAGTTCGAACACCCTTAACTATGGAATTATCTCGGATGGTTTACTAAAAAATAAGTGCACTTTAgtaaccaaatcaattattttaaacttttctaCATGTCCTACGATAATTTTTGAAACTGGGATGTTACATCTAGTAGGCATTAATGATTTACcatgtttaataatataatgcatatctaattttgtttgtttattttgagtAGTATATAGCaagtaataaaatataaatttggttatattacaaaatgatttattttaacaaaCAGAGTTGAATACATTGACATTtgaaaatatgaagaagaatatAAATATTCTTTCTAAATTACTCTAGCTTCTCAATTCCTCCCTCTCTTCTTAAGGTTTCAAATGCCTCTTTTGATGCCTACAAAATGCATTAAATGAAATTATGGTCATTCAATATTATATGATactgtggaaaaaaaattaagatagaGGTTAACATTCACACCTTATGGAAGAGGGTGTGGTTCTGAAAACACTTAATGACATAGACCATGTACTTGTCTTGTAGCTCATTTACTACCTGAAGCCATGAAAGGGAATAGAAAATTCTTAGCAATCAGAAAGGGACTAAGGGAGTAAACTAAcatctaattataaaattttcgACTCCACGTACAGAGCACAAATAATATGAACCTGATTAGCAGATACCTCGtcggtttttttttacaagGGAAGTCCCTTCTTCAATGatatgctatatatataaatcttcaATTAAAGCCAATATTGTCATGAATCAATTAAAGATCAATATTTGGAAACAAATTACAGGTgagtttaatataaaaacaaaacctgcTTGAATAAGTATGCAATAGGTTCCAACCCTTGAGGGATTGGATGATAAAGCCTGTACATCCTAGAGAGATCATCCATCTAaaagtaatatagaaattaagAGTTAATTGAAGATGATAATTTGcttaagaatataaaataataataataataaaaagtggtATACCTTGTAATCTCTTAGCAAAGCACGGCATCCTGAGTGCTCATTTTCTAGAAGCTGTTTTGCAACCACTACCAACAATTCATTTTGTACTTTCTGcattcagaaacaaaacaaacactatAAGTGTTTTGCATATATACATCTAATCAATTATAATTCAGAGAATATGTGTTACAACCAACCTCAACTATTTTGGGTTCAGTGGTTGAATGAAGGTAATGAGTgactctctccctctcccttgtCAGATACTCCTCAACCTGTTATAAAATTACTGACGTTAATAAATATAACCCAAGGAAAAACACAGTCCCAAGAATGGTAACTGGAGGAGACATGCCTTTAGCATGTAATCAGGACAAAAATCATCCTCTATCCACTTTGACGCCTTGGAAGAATAGTAAGAAGCAGTATCTTGAAGCAAGAATATTTCAAAATCCTCTTCATATGTTTCCAAAGTTCCCATCCCATTCTTCACATAGACATCTACTAAGCTTTTCACTAGTTCCCTATCAATATCTTCGCCCTCCCGTTCTTTATGAATCTGGCAAATACCATTTGTGTTAGATAGAAACAACAATTATAGGCTGAACCAGACATTTTTTCATTACTGATACCAAATTCTTACAAGTGTTAATACAGCTTCTTTGGCAGTGGAGTGCAGCTCACGATAAACCTGAGGTAAATAATTGCATATCGAAGCTTACAAAAAAGGTTCACAGGCAGTGAGAAATTAGAACATATAGGAATTTTCATGACAAACCAGGTCGTGGAAGCATGTCAAACCAACTTCTCTCAGTGTTAGAATGGCGCCGCCTCTCCGACAAACGAAGTCACGGTCAATATAATTAAAGAATCTGGCTAACCATCTAACAAAAACATTATGTTTATTCCACCTCGTTACAAGCTCTTCTAACATATATTCATCATGCTTCTCCCTTAAAGAAGGCAACACCTAAACAACacataaaagaaatattaaactGCTGGATTAGGGATTTTTTTAACATGTCTTATTTGCACAATATCCAAGAATCAAGCCAAGACATAAAACTTTGGTACTCACTGTTTGGATATATAGTATAATCTTCAATTACTTGGCGAAACTTATCATAAAGCTGTTGTGAGTAATCATCATCGGTACTCTGAATGCACATACTGTAGATAGTCCTGTTACATACATAAGAAGCTCCTGTTGTAGGTACCCGTACGTATATATAGAGCTGTTCACAAACAAACATTACATATGAAGGCTTACGTACGTGTATAATTTCATATAATGCGTAACTTCAAATGGTGGTTCAGGCTCTCcttctataatttttattagcTTGGTAATACCTTTCTGTATGTAAGACCATCCTTCCTGAAAGTTAAGGACCATCCTTCTTGAATCTGTTTCAagctatcttttcttttttgataagTTCTTTCAAGCAATCTTGAGTAATCAAGTTTTTTAATAAAGTAATAGACATAATTAAGATAACTGCAATAGAGTTTAGCTCTTGAAAGATAATCATTATCGGTACTTTAGAAACCACCTTAACGTTCGACACTAACCTTACCGCGAACCAtaaactaaaactaatcaaGAGTTATAATTTAAagacattttttcaaaaaaaaaaaaaaaaaattatttaaacacaTAAAAGCGGAGGTAAAAACTAAGACGTCACGTACCTGAAGATTCTGAAGATTTAGGAGTATCGAATCCGATTTCACCACGATTAACTATAAGAATCGTGAACAGTTGATTGTGAAGTGCGCGTCGTAGTAGAGAAACGTAGGTATAGAGCTAAGGAAGAGAActattttaaccttttttcGTTAACAGTaggaaaaagaatatattttataatatgcCACATAGGTTTTTttgaacaatacttgggttcacccctagggtgaacctctccattcacccccttataagataaggaaataaaatctgtatatattattataaaattaaaaaaatttaaaccgctctttaataaacccaaaccaacatatataaaatctaaaccctaaccatctcatttgtgaacccaaaccgatatataatttcgttctacttgtaaaatctaaaccctaaccatctcatttgtgaacccaaaccgacatataattttgttctaatcgtgaaatctaaaccctaacatctcatttgtgaacccaaaccgacatataattttgttctacttgtaaaatctaaaccttaaccatctcatttgtacccaaaccgacatataatttcattctaattgtaaaatctaaaccctaaccacctcatttgtaaaaccaaaccgacatataatttcgttttagttgtaaaatctaaaccctaaccaattcatttgtaaacccaaaccgacatataattttattctaattttaaaaatctaaaccaagctaatatttaaattttcttaattaaaagtatacagaatttgtttccttaatttgatttgctttttaatttaattttgatttattttttaaatgaaatattagatggaagattctgattggctgagagaaaAAGGGATGAATGGAGACCTAagtatttttcgtttttttttataatttataatgagTATTATCAATCTGTACCCACAGAAGACTTGATAATTAGTTCTCTCTCCTACACCCTGTTTGACATATACGTATAGAGGCATGAGACAATAATAGCcttaaatactttttttctctctctctcttttttgttttggtcaaaaaCCTTAAATgcatttctatattattttattttttaaaggcCTTATCCCTTTGGCCAAAAGTTTCATCGTGACAAAATTAAAACAGAGTGAGGTTtcaacaacacaaaatcaaaacagagtcgTACACGGATGCgacgacgatgaagatgataataTATGTTTAAGTTTTCTGGCAAAGCGATGGTTAAGTTTTATTGACAAAATTAGTTGTGAGTGtttgatggtggtggtggtgattcTCTCGGTGGTGGTGATTCTCTCCGTTGCGGTAGTTACAGCTGAGAAATAGGTAGTGTTGTGAACTTAGATCAAACGAATCGGTGGGCTGAAACGGAGATGGAAACGGCAGAGGTGCCGTGAAATAAGGTTTTAGTGCTGTTAATCGATCAAAAAAGATGAATCGTCGATGGCTACTATTGTCACATTTTTGTGAGTTCAGTTTTGATGTGTagataacaaattaattaacaacatatataaaatgttagcatataaatttaatctaacaATTAAAGTatcttgtaaataaatatatcataatatataaaataaggcAATAACTACGTTATAAAAGTATACAAACAGATActatcatataataaataatttagcgtgataaatatatttttaccaaattatttataaacttaTCGCAGTAAAATGTGATTTACAATGATAAGTAAGTAAATAACCACAACTGAAcaatgtgtttttcttgttacTAGTTATTGATACAAGCCTCAGAATCCACCAAGACAAGACTCACGGACTCAAAGACTTAGAAGCTTGGCGGAAGCGATATGGTGGAAAGTAACCGGTTTGATGCTGATTCCACAACACCGAGGGCTAGAGAATATGATCCAAGAGCTATTCCTCGCAAGGATCAGAGACTCTACACGAAACCTAAATTGTTTGATTCCACAAACTACCTAGAACTCGCATGAAcaaggatttgattcaaaacacaaagtgttgaagcaaactgaaatttcttattattcaaAANAAATAACCTGGTAAGATAGGAGCgtttaagctctgataccaatgatACCAGTCTCGGAATCCACCAAGACAAGACTCACGGACTCAAAGACTTAGAAGCTTGGGCGGAAGCGATATGATGGAGAGTAACCGGGTTGATGCTGATTCCACAACACCAAGGGCTAGAGAATATGATCCAAGGGCTATTCCTCGCGAGGATCAGAGACTCTACACGAAACCTAAGTTGTTTGATTCCACAAACTACCTAGAACTCGCAGGAACAAGGATTTGATTCAAGACACAAAGTGTTGAAGCAAACTGAAATTTCTTATTATGCAAAAACGTGTCTTCAAAGGTAAAACGTGATAGAGCTTATATAGAGGCTCAATTACAACATCTATATgctgaaataaagaaagaaatctccacaattaatgataattatggTCGTTGAAAATTGAATGAGAATATCGGCCAAATCTGGAAAGTTGTGATGCACCTTGAGTCTTGATAACTTGGGGCCGAAGTTGTGGCTTCTTGGGACGTCTAGATACATTTTAGGAAGCTTCTGGATGGTCTTGAAAGTCTCACAAAGGCGCAACACTGAATAAGGAAAAGGCCGCTGTGTCATAAAGACAAACAGatccaaataaggaaagttgcaCTTTGGCTTTGTCAAGTGAGGTGGGGTGCATCCTAAGATGTGTGGTGAAGTCTCCAAATGATATAGAAGCTCTCCAGGACGCCAAGGGATGCTTTGGTTTGAGCCATTTATGGAAAGGTCCATTTTGAGTGATGATTGACTTGCGGAAGGGCTCCCTGAA
This genomic window contains:
- the LOC104787175 gene encoding putative cullin-like protein 2; its protein translation is MSLNKEKTCFILEGWSYIQKGITKLIKIIEGEPEPPFEVTHYMKLYTTIYSMCIQSTDDDYSQQLYDKFRQVIEDYTIYQVLPSLREKHDEYMLEELVTRWNKHNVFVRWLARFFNYIDRDFVCRRGGAILTLREVGLTCFHDLVYRELHSTAKEAVLTLIHKEREGEDIDRELVKSLVDVYVKNGMGTLETYEEDFEIFLLQDTASYYSSKASKWIEDDFCPDYMLKVEEYLTRERERVTHYLHSTTEPKIVEKVQNELLVVVAKQLLENEHSGCRALLRDYKMDDLSRMYRLYHPIPQGLEPIAYLFKQHIIEEGTSLVKKNRRVNELQDKYMVYVIKCFQNHTLFHKASKEAFETLRREGGIEKLE